One Pullulanibacillus sp. KACC 23026 DNA segment encodes these proteins:
- a CDS encoding transglutaminase family protein has protein sequence MKLVAESENLEAYLADTAVVDRSNGKILETAAKLGSSCKSEFEKVKNTYEFVRDTISHSWDIKGTRVTCNASEVLEVKEGICYAKSHLLAALLRAQGIPTGFCYQRLMLFDTPDKGYCIHALNAVYLKELKKWIRLDARGNKKGVDAQFSIDEERLAFYPDVQLGEHDYPTIYVEPHPKLVETLKTHGDALDMYVSHLPSFL, from the coding sequence ATGAAGCTTGTGGCAGAGTCCGAGAACCTAGAAGCCTACTTAGCGGATACAGCAGTCGTGGATCGATCGAATGGGAAGATTTTGGAGACCGCTGCGAAATTGGGGAGTTCATGCAAATCAGAGTTTGAAAAAGTAAAGAATACATATGAATTTGTACGTGACACGATTTCACATTCATGGGATATTAAAGGCACTCGTGTGACCTGTAACGCGTCTGAAGTATTGGAAGTAAAAGAGGGCATCTGTTACGCCAAATCCCATCTGCTTGCCGCACTGCTCCGCGCCCAAGGCATACCAACTGGGTTTTGCTATCAACGTTTGATGCTTTTTGACACACCGGATAAAGGTTACTGCATCCATGCGTTAAATGCTGTGTATTTAAAGGAATTGAAAAAGTGGATCCGGTTGGACGCACGGGGTAACAAGAAAGGTGTGGATGCTCAGTTTTCGATCGACGAGGAGCGGCTTGCCTTTTATCCAGATGTGCAACTGGGGGAGCATGATTACCCAACCATATACGTGGAGCCGCATCCTAAGCTTGTTGAGACATTGAAAACTCACGGCGATGCGCTCGACATGTACGTGTCCCATCTTCCGTCATTTTTATAA
- a CDS encoding HAMP domain-containing sensor histidine kinase: protein MSVRKRLFLSNIVMILMPIFLLIIYFVLLNSLFGSQLHSFTSHFHSGGENQPDTLESQLMTKLNKTASMNPKELMDKSYLDGVSNPLKRNNAELIVRKSDQLIYDSAPIEDVSTRNLPSFGNEGYNSMVWLGNHQYSIWQHDFFFQDGSKGTVFLLEKSEPFFQFARRFFPLIFFGVVFIVMLTNVLLSYFVARSILKPVKKLSRAADQISKGELDFHLASTNQDELGKLVNAFDDMRAKLREAQQLREQFELNRKELIANISHDLKTPITSIRGYVEGIKDGVANTEDKFNHYLETIQAKATYMDRLIDELFLYSKLDLKSEPFHFESIPFVPFMTDYMDEMRLELVEEQVQLELTVQEPFQVEVLIDRDKLIRVMNNIIFNSLKYRDKEKCIIQVSVKSEKENVLVSFCDNGPGVSEEERSKIFHRFYRSDLSRNSKTGGSGLGLAIASQIIKTHGGRIWAENFPGQGLCLLFTIPKQKSDR, encoded by the coding sequence ATGTCTGTTCGGAAACGTCTCTTTCTCTCAAATATTGTTATGATTTTGATGCCGATCTTTTTATTGATAATCTATTTTGTTCTGCTTAATTCTCTTTTTGGAAGTCAACTTCATTCCTTTACAAGTCATTTCCATTCTGGCGGGGAAAACCAGCCAGATACACTGGAGAGTCAATTAATGACAAAATTGAATAAAACGGCTTCTATGAACCCAAAAGAGTTAATGGATAAGAGCTATCTCGATGGTGTCAGCAATCCATTGAAGCGTAATAATGCTGAACTTATTGTCCGTAAAAGTGATCAGTTAATTTATGACTCTGCTCCTATTGAGGATGTCTCGACCCGTAACCTTCCATCATTTGGGAATGAAGGCTATAATTCAATGGTCTGGTTGGGCAATCACCAATATTCGATATGGCAGCATGATTTCTTTTTTCAGGATGGATCTAAGGGGACTGTATTTCTATTAGAAAAAAGTGAACCGTTTTTTCAATTTGCCAGACGTTTTTTTCCTTTGATCTTCTTCGGTGTTGTTTTCATTGTCATGCTAACGAATGTTTTACTCTCTTATTTTGTGGCAAGAAGCATTCTTAAGCCAGTCAAAAAGTTGTCTCGGGCTGCAGATCAAATCAGTAAAGGGGAGTTAGATTTCCATTTGGCATCAACGAATCAAGATGAGTTAGGTAAATTAGTAAATGCTTTTGATGACATGCGTGCTAAATTAAGAGAAGCTCAACAACTGAGGGAACAATTTGAATTAAACCGAAAAGAACTCATTGCGAATATTTCCCATGACTTGAAGACGCCGATCACGTCTATTAGAGGGTATGTAGAAGGAATAAAAGACGGAGTAGCCAACACAGAGGATAAATTCAATCATTACTTAGAAACCATTCAGGCGAAAGCCACATACATGGATCGGCTAATTGATGAGCTATTCCTTTACTCTAAGCTTGACCTTAAAAGTGAACCCTTTCATTTTGAATCCATTCCTTTCGTACCTTTTATGACGGACTATATGGATGAAATGCGGCTTGAATTGGTTGAAGAACAGGTACAGCTTGAATTGACGGTTCAAGAGCCGTTTCAAGTCGAGGTTTTAATAGATCGAGATAAACTAATACGCGTGATGAACAATATTATTTTTAATAGCTTGAAGTACAGAGATAAAGAAAAATGTATCATACAGGTTTCAGTAAAAAGCGAAAAGGAAAATGTCTTGGTGTCTTTTTGTGATAACGGTCCAGGTGTCTCCGAGGAAGAACGATCCAAGATCTTTCACCGCTTTTACCGAAGCGATCTTTCTAGAAATTCCAAAACAGGCGGGAGCGGTTTGGGTCTAGCGATCGCTAGTCAAATAATTAAAACTCATGGCGGCAGGATTTGGGCAGAGAACTTCCCTGGACAAGGCTTATGTCTCTTATTTACTATCCCAAAGCAAAAAAGTGACAGGTGA
- a CDS encoding response regulator transcription factor, producing the protein MKRILIIEDDQSIAELERDYLEIEGFEADIAFEGKQALNTIGTSDYQLILLDLMLPGINGFDLCKQIRMKSDIPILMVSAKNEDIDKVRGLGLGADDYIVKPFSPSELVARVKAHLTRYDRLIRKSLPDDVLHIRDLLINRSTRQVLIDDKEVLLTAREFDLLTFLAAHPKQVFSKDHLFEKIWGLDAIGDTATVTVHVRKIREKIEFNPSEPQFIETVWGAGYRFKG; encoded by the coding sequence ATGAAACGGATATTGATTATTGAAGACGATCAAAGTATAGCGGAATTAGAAAGGGATTATTTAGAAATCGAGGGCTTTGAAGCGGACATCGCATTTGAGGGGAAACAAGCGCTGAATACGATTGGTACTAGTGATTATCAATTAATATTACTGGATTTAATGCTTCCAGGGATAAATGGTTTTGACTTGTGCAAGCAAATCCGAATGAAAAGTGACATTCCCATTTTAATGGTTTCTGCAAAAAATGAAGATATAGATAAGGTGAGAGGGCTCGGGCTCGGAGCGGATGACTACATCGTCAAGCCTTTTAGTCCAAGTGAACTCGTTGCAAGGGTGAAGGCGCACTTAACGAGATATGATCGATTAATTCGAAAAAGTCTTCCCGATGACGTGCTCCATATTCGTGACCTATTGATCAATCGCTCAACTCGGCAAGTATTGATCGATGATAAGGAAGTGCTACTTACAGCCCGCGAATTTGATCTCTTGACCTTTCTAGCTGCACATCCGAAGCAGGTTTTTAGTAAGGACCATCTTTTTGAAAAAATATGGGGTCTCGATGCTATAGGTGATACGGCAACTGTGACCGTCCATGTCAGAAAAATACGGGAAAAAATTGAATTTAATCCGTCCGAACCTCAATTTATTGAAACGGTATGGGGAGCGGGTTATCGATTTAAAGGCTGA
- a CDS encoding APC family permease — protein sequence MSTYNKIKRFLIGRPLKSNELAEQRLNKLKALAILSSDALSSVAYGPEQILIVLATISVLAFWYSLPIAIGVLILLAALILSYRQIIFSYPQGGGAYMVAKENLGKNFGLVAGGSLLVDYILTVAVSVSAGADAITSAFPALHPYSILIAVLLVIIITLLNLRGLTESATILAYPVYLFVLALIALIVCGLFQVLTGHVHSSNPASFGNPVNGISLFLLLKAFSSGCSALTGVEAISNAVPNFKKPEDKNAATTLAIMGSILAILFTGIVFLVFWYGITPSSNETVLSMLGAQVFGRGIMYYFIQVTTALILILAANTGFSAFPLLAFNLAKDKYMPRPFTARGDRLGYSNGIITLGLFSIILIIVFEGSTDRLIPLYAVGVFLPFTLSQTGMILKWFRTKPKGWFLKFIVNLIGALICFLILIIFFVTKFQQVWLALLFIPLVVLMFHKIHSHYLRVAEQLRINTHERLKDFDLSENVVIVPVAGITNVVKQSILYAKSISDNVIAVYIGFSPESIENMEKEWKEWDTGVRLVCIHSLYRSILTPLSKFIDTVKYKADQSHAMVTVVMPQFYTKKWWHSFLHNQSATLIRTYFLRTKNIVLTTVPYHLKK from the coding sequence TTGTCAACTTACAACAAAATAAAACGATTTTTAATTGGCCGACCATTAAAATCAAATGAACTGGCAGAGCAACGATTAAATAAATTAAAGGCGCTGGCGATCCTGTCATCGGATGCCTTATCGTCGGTGGCGTACGGGCCTGAACAAATTCTTATCGTACTCGCCACGATTAGTGTGTTAGCCTTTTGGTATTCATTGCCCATTGCCATTGGGGTTCTGATTTTACTTGCTGCCTTGATCTTATCATATAGACAAATCATTTTTTCCTATCCGCAAGGCGGCGGTGCCTATATGGTAGCCAAAGAAAATTTAGGGAAAAATTTTGGTTTAGTCGCAGGCGGCTCTCTATTAGTCGATTATATTTTGACCGTTGCCGTAAGCGTCTCAGCGGGTGCAGATGCCATCACGTCCGCTTTTCCTGCGCTTCATCCATATAGTATCCTGATTGCCGTGCTGCTTGTCATTATTATTACACTTCTTAACTTAAGGGGATTGACAGAGTCTGCTACCATCCTTGCTTATCCTGTTTATTTATTTGTTTTAGCGCTTATTGCTCTTATTGTTTGCGGACTTTTTCAAGTTCTAACCGGACATGTTCATTCCTCTAATCCAGCATCGTTTGGAAATCCGGTTAACGGGATCAGCCTATTTTTATTATTAAAAGCGTTCTCTTCTGGGTGCAGTGCCTTAACTGGAGTTGAGGCCATTTCCAACGCTGTACCAAACTTTAAGAAACCAGAGGACAAAAATGCAGCGACCACTTTAGCAATCATGGGCAGCATTTTAGCGATCCTTTTCACTGGGATTGTCTTTTTGGTTTTCTGGTATGGGATTACCCCCTCTTCAAATGAAACGGTGCTGTCCATGCTTGGAGCCCAAGTTTTTGGCCGTGGGATTATGTATTACTTTATTCAAGTCACAACCGCTCTTATATTGATATTAGCGGCCAATACAGGTTTTTCCGCCTTCCCTTTACTCGCTTTTAATTTGGCAAAGGATAAATACATGCCGAGACCTTTTACAGCAAGGGGCGATCGGCTTGGCTACTCCAACGGGATTATCACATTAGGTTTATTCTCTATTATTTTAATCATTGTGTTTGAAGGAAGTACGGACCGGCTTATTCCACTATATGCCGTTGGCGTTTTTCTTCCCTTTACCTTGTCACAAACCGGTATGATTTTAAAATGGTTTCGGACCAAGCCCAAGGGATGGTTTCTTAAATTTATCGTTAACCTTATCGGGGCTTTAATTTGTTTTCTTATATTAATTATCTTTTTCGTCACGAAATTCCAGCAAGTTTGGTTGGCGCTCCTATTTATCCCTTTAGTTGTTCTTATGTTCCATAAAATCCACAGTCATTATTTACGAGTGGCTGAGCAATTACGGATCAACACTCATGAACGATTAAAGGACTTCGATCTTTCTGAGAACGTGGTCATTGTCCCTGTCGCGGGGATTACAAATGTGGTTAAACAATCGATTCTTTACGCCAAATCTATTTCTGACAACGTCATCGCCGTCTACATTGGCTTCAGCCCCGAAAGTATTGAGAACATGGAGAAAGAGTGGAAAGAATGGGACACAGGGGTCAGACTTGTCTGCATCCACTCATTATATAGAAGTATTTTGACGCCTTTAAGTAAATTTATTGACACGGTTAAATATAAAGCCGACCAATCCCATGCGATGGTCACCGTTGTCATGCCACAGTTCTACACCAAAAAATGGTGGCACAGCTTTTTGCATAATCAATCGGCTACCTTAATTAGAACCTATTTTCTAAGAACGAAGAACATCGTCCTGACAACCGTTCCTTACCATCTCAAAAAATGA
- a CDS encoding DUF6220 domain-containing protein, producing MEEVVLSKGNRTVRVLLALFSWLFFICIIIQVFLAGLAIFVSQGQWADHELFVRFFAFLPIIMLILSLLGKTTKGYKWQCFGLFLMIILQYMTAGLSSNLPYISALHPILALILFWRALVTAKESTTMLKK from the coding sequence GTGGAAGAGGTTGTTTTATCAAAAGGGAATCGTACAGTAAGGGTGCTGCTAGCTCTGTTCTCTTGGCTCTTTTTTATCTGTATTATCATTCAAGTATTTTTGGCGGGTCTAGCGATTTTTGTTAGTCAAGGTCAGTGGGCAGATCATGAGTTATTTGTTCGTTTCTTTGCGTTCCTCCCGATCATAATGCTTATTTTATCCTTACTCGGAAAGACGACAAAAGGGTATAAATGGCAGTGTTTTGGATTGTTCCTCATGATCATCCTGCAATATATGACAGCAGGACTTTCAAGCAACTTACCGTATATTTCAGCGCTTCACCCGATTCTTGCCTTAATTCTATTTTGGCGAGCACTGGTGACCGCAAAGGAAAGTACGACCATGTTAAAAAAATAA
- a CDS encoding MFS transporter, with product MELGKLHPNVQVRLLDVTLNSLSSSMYVPFMAIYFSERWGAVITGLLLVITVLIGFIGGLYAGYLADSIGRKSILTIASFVKVVGALLFVLVNSPFWHSTIVTFIAFLIVSVSGAIAEPIAEAMVMDVTTNDERPEVYNLMYWLTNLSVVLGSFIGGAFFQNHFFAILLVSMAISILSVLVILFLISDTYQKKNESRVNGWNLVKGVGTHYKKVSKDSTFMVFTFATLLFFTLEFQTTNYIGVRLSKQLPLQTVFSLGDLHLKVDGTSMVGWLNAENTIIVAAMTLFIGKVIKPFNRLKVLSAGLVLYTAGFFFLGFNNSPILLLLAGFVATLGEIIFWPMRQAYLAECIPKESRSSYMAVNSFVVRGASVLAALFISAGAIAAPLVISCSYAVIGFLSMWLFYVAIQGLKARQSSETS from the coding sequence ATGGAGTTGGGGAAATTACATCCAAATGTGCAAGTCAGATTGCTAGATGTTACGTTAAATAGTTTATCGAGTTCAATGTACGTGCCTTTTATGGCGATTTATTTTTCTGAACGATGGGGTGCTGTTATAACTGGCCTTTTATTGGTCATAACGGTTCTGATTGGCTTTATTGGTGGTCTATATGCAGGGTATTTAGCCGATTCAATTGGCCGTAAATCGATTTTGACCATCGCGTCTTTTGTAAAAGTGGTAGGTGCGCTTCTGTTCGTTCTAGTGAATTCACCTTTTTGGCATTCAACCATCGTCACGTTTATCGCTTTTCTCATCGTTTCGGTAAGTGGAGCGATAGCGGAGCCAATTGCCGAGGCCATGGTGATGGATGTGACCACAAACGATGAGCGGCCAGAGGTTTATAATCTCATGTATTGGCTGACTAATCTATCCGTTGTTCTAGGGTCCTTTATAGGAGGGGCCTTCTTTCAAAATCATTTTTTTGCCATACTCCTTGTGTCAATGGCGATTTCAATCCTATCTGTCTTGGTCATCCTATTTTTGATCAGCGATACTTACCAAAAGAAAAACGAAAGTCGAGTAAACGGCTGGAATCTAGTAAAGGGAGTAGGGACCCACTACAAAAAAGTAAGTAAAGATTCCACTTTTATGGTATTTACCTTTGCCACGCTCCTCTTTTTTACCCTCGAATTCCAAACGACGAATTATATTGGGGTAAGACTATCCAAGCAATTGCCACTGCAAACGGTTTTTTCATTGGGAGACCTGCATCTAAAAGTTGACGGAACGTCCATGGTCGGTTGGTTAAATGCTGAAAATACAATCATTGTCGCCGCAATGACCTTGTTTATTGGAAAAGTAATAAAGCCGTTTAATCGACTGAAGGTTTTGTCAGCAGGGCTCGTTCTTTATACAGCAGGCTTCTTCTTTCTAGGGTTTAACAACTCTCCTATTCTGCTCCTCTTAGCTGGATTCGTGGCAACGCTCGGTGAAATCATTTTTTGGCCGATGCGGCAAGCTTATTTAGCTGAATGTATTCCGAAAGAGTCACGAAGTTCTTATATGGCCGTGAATTCGTTCGTTGTGAGGGGAGCATCGGTATTGGCTGCTCTCTTTATTAGCGCTGGGGCAATTGCCGCACCTCTAGTCATCAGTTGTTCGTATGCCGTCATTGGTTTTCTGAGCATGTGGCTTTTTTATGTGGCGATCCAAGGCTTAAAAGCGAGGCAGTCTAGTGAGACGAGTTGA
- a CDS encoding 5'-3'-deoxyribonucleotidase, translated as MKRIAIDMDEVIADFVPKHLELFNEKHNEALTLDDLRGKKLAHLRPHLNDEIRRLYDNHGFFRSLNVIKDSQEVIKELSEHYEIYIATAAMEVPSSFAAKYEWLKEHFSFLNEMNFVFCGDKSIIHADYLIDDNVRNFKGFIGQGILFSSPHNLFETGYVRVNNWQEVREYFLGDQPKA; from the coding sequence ATGAAGCGAATTGCTATTGATATGGACGAGGTCATTGCCGATTTTGTCCCTAAACATCTCGAATTATTTAATGAAAAACATAATGAGGCTTTAACACTTGATGATCTTCGGGGGAAGAAATTGGCTCATTTACGTCCTCATTTAAATGACGAAATTAGACGTCTTTATGACAATCATGGCTTTTTCCGCAGCTTAAATGTCATTAAGGACAGCCAGGAAGTCATCAAAGAACTTAGTGAGCATTATGAAATTTATATTGCTACGGCTGCAATGGAAGTGCCGAGCTCTTTTGCGGCAAAATATGAGTGGTTGAAGGAGCATTTTAGCTTTTTGAATGAGATGAACTTTGTCTTCTGCGGCGATAAAAGTATCATTCACGCCGACTATTTAATTGATGATAACGTTAGAAACTTCAAAGGTTTCATCGGCCAAGGCATTCTTTTCAGCTCACCTCACAATCTGTTCGAAACCGGCTATGTCAGAGTCAACAACTGGCAAGAAGTCCGGGAGTATTTTTTAGGCGACCAGCCCAAGGCATAA
- a CDS encoding dihydrofolate reductase, with translation MKVSLIVAMDENQVIGKANKLPWHLPRDWDYVKEMTSGHAIVMGRRCFESIGRPLKNRRNIVLTRELGLSFFGCEMAHSIDEVFKLCENEEEMFIFGGEEIYRLFLPYVHKMYVTRIYEAFEGDTYFPEVDWSEWREVSVTEGLTDQANPYRYDFHIYKRIETTS, from the coding sequence ATGAAGGTGTCTCTCATTGTCGCGATGGATGAGAATCAAGTTATTGGCAAGGCTAATAAACTTCCTTGGCACCTGCCGCGTGATTGGGACTATGTTAAGGAAATGACGTCGGGACATGCGATTGTCATGGGTAGGCGCTGTTTTGAATCCATTGGCAGACCGCTTAAGAATAGAAGAAATATTGTTCTAACAAGAGAGCTTGGACTTTCTTTTTTTGGCTGTGAAATGGCGCATTCCATAGATGAGGTTTTTAAGCTCTGCGAAAACGAAGAAGAGATGTTTATCTTTGGCGGGGAAGAGATTTATAGATTGTTTTTACCTTATGTACATAAAATGTATGTCACTCGAATTTACGAGGCCTTTGAAGGAGACACGTATTTTCCTGAGGTGGATTGGAGCGAGTGGCGAGAGGTCTCGGTGACAGAAGGACTAACCGATCAAGCAAACCCTTATCGTTACGACTTTCATATCTATAAGCGCATCGAGACTACATCCTGA